In Dolichospermum flos-aquae CCAP 1403/13F, the following proteins share a genomic window:
- a CDS encoding helix-turn-helix domain-containing protein, with amino-acid sequence MSFERYKEVKQLFGDRVQALRKDRGITQEQLAEDIDKSVEHISYIERGERAPSFETILDIAEALKVSVPYLMNVTPQTDISTNFLTELQTPVVLPSLVEPVKEAVNTTKERRSDLERLQTALGAIQELQSLANEYGINDVFQDNGGKVLQVLILLGLRISPGREGNDAIDAEKNEYELKTINKLLSKSVTTNHHLNLDILAKYRAVKAWYIAVYEGILLKAIYRVDPTSLETKFSYWESRIRGGMESINNPKIPLSLIEKEGELVYPKQNQQTIPGNLPI; translated from the coding sequence ATGAGTTTTGAAAGATATAAAGAAGTTAAACAGCTTTTTGGTGATAGAGTCCAAGCCCTTCGCAAAGACAGAGGTATTACACAAGAGCAGTTAGCAGAGGATATTGATAAATCCGTTGAGCATATTAGCTACATAGAACGAGGTGAACGCGCTCCGTCTTTTGAAACAATTTTAGATATTGCTGAAGCCCTGAAAGTGTCAGTACCATACTTAATGAATGTCACACCCCAAACAGATATCAGTACAAACTTTCTCACTGAATTACAAACTCCGGTAGTTCTTCCCTCTCTTGTTGAACCTGTTAAGGAAGCAGTTAACACAACTAAAGAGCGCCGTTCAGATTTAGAACGATTACAGACAGCACTTGGGGCTATTCAGGAATTACAGAGTCTGGCAAATGAGTATGGTATTAATGATGTTTTTCAAGACAATGGAGGGAAAGTTCTTCAAGTTTTAATCTTACTTGGTTTGCGGATATCACCTGGACGTGAAGGCAATGATGCAATTGATGCAGAAAAAAATGAATATGAATTAAAAACAATTAATAAACTTTTAAGTAAAAGTGTCACCACAAATCATCATCTTAACCTTGATATCTTAGCCAAATATCGTGCTGTAAAAGCTTGGTATATTGCTGTTTATGAAGGAATTTTATTAAAAGCTATATACAGAGTTGACCCTACTTCACTTGAAACTAAGTTCAGTTACTGGGAATCTAGAATACGTGGCGGAATGGAATCTATTAATAATCCTAAAATCCCTTTAAGTTTAATAGAAAAAGAAGGTGAGTTGGTTTATCCTAAACAGAATCAACAAACAATTCCAGGAAATTTGCCAATTTAA
- a CDS encoding aspartate aminotransferase family protein: MSVQTLIEQATNPLESGIMPSTPFDVDSFDAAVMSTYGRFPLALERGAGCRVWDSQGNEYLDFVAGIATCTLGHAHPAMVEAVTRQIQKLHHVSNLYYIPEQGELAKWIVNHSCADRVFFCNSGAEANEAAIKLARKYAHTVLEIAHPIILTAHASFHGRTLATVTATGQPKYQKHFDPLVPGFHYVNYNDIRAVEAAVTELDEGNYRVGAILIEPLQGEGGVRPGDIAYFKRLREICDETGILLIFDEVQVGMGRSGKLWGYEHLGVEPDIFTSAKGLGGGIPIGAMMSKKFCDIFQPGEHASTFGGNPFVCGVALSVCETLEKENILDNVREQGAHLREGLRAIARQYPQHISEVRGWGLISGMEIKADIPLTAAEVVKAAMAEGLLLVPAGPKVVRFVPPLIVTEAEIKQALEAVEKALAKLTA, from the coding sequence GTGAGCGTGCAAACTCTAATTGAACAAGCCACGAACCCCTTGGAGTCAGGTATTATGCCATCTACACCTTTTGATGTTGATAGCTTCGATGCGGCTGTCATGTCCACTTATGGACGGTTTCCTTTGGCTTTAGAACGGGGTGCTGGTTGCCGTGTTTGGGATAGTCAGGGCAACGAATATCTGGATTTTGTCGCGGGCATTGCCACTTGTACTCTAGGACACGCCCATCCAGCAATGGTAGAGGCTGTAACTAGACAAATCCAGAAATTGCATCATGTTTCCAATTTGTACTATATTCCTGAACAGGGTGAATTAGCTAAATGGATTGTTAATCATTCCTGTGCAGATAGAGTATTTTTCTGCAATTCTGGCGCTGAAGCCAACGAAGCAGCAATTAAACTAGCGCGGAAATATGCCCACACTGTCCTAGAAATTGCCCACCCAATCATTTTAACTGCCCATGCCAGTTTTCACGGACGGACTTTAGCCACTGTGACTGCCACTGGACAACCAAAATATCAAAAGCATTTTGATCCTTTAGTTCCTGGTTTCCATTATGTAAATTACAACGATATTAGAGCAGTGGAAGCCGCTGTGACTGAATTAGACGAAGGTAATTATCGGGTCGGGGCAATTTTAATTGAACCATTGCAAGGGGAAGGTGGCGTTCGTCCTGGAGATATTGCTTACTTTAAGCGATTACGGGAGATTTGCGACGAAACCGGTATTTTGTTGATTTTCGACGAAGTACAGGTTGGTATGGGACGCAGTGGCAAATTATGGGGTTATGAACATTTGGGAGTAGAACCAGATATTTTCACCAGTGCGAAAGGTTTGGGCGGTGGTATTCCCATCGGTGCGATGATGAGTAAGAAATTCTGCGATATTTTCCAACCAGGAGAACACGCAAGTACATTTGGCGGTAATCCCTTTGTCTGTGGTGTGGCGCTGAGTGTGTGTGAGACTTTGGAAAAAGAGAATATTTTAGATAATGTCAGAGAACAGGGCGCACATTTACGAGAAGGATTAAGAGCGATCGCTCGTCAATATCCTCAGCATATCTCAGAAGTACGCGGTTGGGGTTTAATCAGCGGTATGGAAATCAAAGCCGATATTCCCTTAACTGCTGCTGAAGTTGTCAAAGCTGCAATGGCAGAAGGTTTATTACTTGTTCCCGCAGGGCCTAAAGTAGTGCGGTTTGTTCCCCCTCTCATTGTCACAGAGGCAGAAATCAAACAAGCATTAGAAGCTGTAGAAAAAGCATTAGCTAAACTAACAGCATAG
- a CDS encoding LuxR C-terminal-related transcriptional regulator gives MAKTLHAIFQAIANVQNEQELKLALMDTIGDHFAVQHWGMDLLGDQLDTQIEIPAVCLEANPIGRYVVERHAPTHEQLILSPEDWKNYCTRHEHVMTGPIVCNGQLVGTLNFARDPGSQPFDSNDLADLSAVCLHLSAKMATLQATPKTFASAGNCPLTARELEIAKLVAQGLTNGEIAVKLWITQNSVKQALKRMFRKLEVSTRAEMVAKLQDRLVS, from the coding sequence ATGGCTAAAACTCTCCACGCCATTTTTCAAGCGATCGCTAATGTCCAAAATGAGCAAGAATTAAAACTAGCTCTCATGGATACCATTGGCGACCATTTTGCAGTACAACATTGGGGTATGGATCTCCTAGGTGACCAATTAGATACTCAAATTGAAATTCCCGCTGTCTGCTTAGAAGCTAACCCCATTGGGCGTTATGTTGTCGAACGTCACGCCCCCACCCATGAACAATTAATTTTATCCCCAGAAGACTGGAAAAACTATTGCACTCGTCACGAACACGTAATGACTGGTCCGATAGTTTGTAATGGTCAATTAGTGGGGACTTTAAACTTTGCTCGTGACCCCGGAAGTCAGCCTTTTGATAGTAATGATTTAGCTGATTTAAGTGCAGTTTGTTTACATTTATCAGCGAAAATGGCCACACTCCAAGCAACACCAAAAACCTTTGCATCTGCTGGTAATTGTCCTCTCACAGCGCGAGAATTAGAAATTGCCAAATTAGTGGCTCAAGGTTTAACTAATGGGGAAATTGCCGTTAAATTATGGATTACTCAAAATTCTGTCAAGCAAGCTTTAAAAAGGATGTTCCGTAAATTAGAGGTTTCTACTCGTGCGGAAATGGTGGCAAAACTACAAGATAGATTAGTTTCCTAA
- a CDS encoding metallophosphoesterase, with the protein MHKLLTGALSTEKLTVKIPNLPLSLAGLKLVQMSDFHYDNGLLSEKMLTEAIAVSNATKPDLVILTGDYVNTIAKPIHQLALRLKNLESRYGVYAILGNHDICYPSSKSEITNALTNVGINVLWNQIAYPVGEKLPLVGLADFYAKEFNPEAIMNQLDSTTPRIVLSHHPDTAEILKKWRVDLQLSGHSHGGQIVIPGLGLAMIYYAKIVKKIPKKIRRKLPFLRKTHSILRHWQWSQGLHKVGNNQLYVNRGLGTYFPGRLFCPPEVTIITLEVSP; encoded by the coding sequence ATGCACAAATTATTAACTGGAGCTTTGTCCACAGAAAAATTGACAGTGAAAATCCCCAACTTACCTCTATCATTAGCAGGATTAAAGTTGGTACAAATGTCAGATTTTCACTATGATAATGGTCTATTATCAGAAAAAATGTTAACAGAAGCAATTGCAGTTAGTAATGCCACAAAACCAGATTTAGTTATTTTAACTGGCGACTATGTTAACACAATTGCTAAACCAATTCATCAACTAGCACTAAGATTAAAAAATCTAGAAAGTCGCTATGGTGTCTATGCTATCCTTGGCAATCATGATATTTGTTATCCCAGTTCAAAATCAGAAATTACAAATGCTTTAACAAATGTGGGGATTAATGTACTTTGGAATCAAATTGCTTACCCAGTTGGAGAAAAATTACCTCTAGTGGGATTAGCGGATTTTTATGCCAAAGAATTTAATCCAGAAGCAATTATGAATCAACTTGATTCTACTACACCTCGGATTGTCTTATCTCATCACCCAGATACAGCCGAAATTCTCAAAAAATGGCGGGTAGATTTACAATTATCTGGTCATAGTCACGGTGGACAAATCGTAATTCCTGGACTCGGACTTGCAATGATTTACTATGCAAAAATAGTCAAAAAAATCCCCAAAAAAATTCGGCGTAAATTACCATTTTTACGGAAAACCCATTCTATATTACGCCATTGGCAATGGTCACAGGGTTTACATAAAGTGGGAAATAATCAATTATATGTAAATCGAGGTCTAGGAACTTATTTCCCCGGACGGTTATTTTGTCCACCAGAGGTTACTATTATTACTTTGGAAGTCTCTCCATGA
- a CDS encoding DNA-methyltransferase encodes MVLPNPLYTTDCGAAYLGDSLQLLDQLESDSIDLVLTSPPFALQRKKAYGNVEQEDYVDWLLEFSKKVYRVLNSTGSFVLDLGGAYESKRPVRSLYNYRVLIKLCDELGFRLAEEFFWYNPAKLPSPIEWVNKRKIRAKDSVNTVWWLSKTDHPKANVSNVLVPYSERMKKLQADPQKYYTPKERPSGHDISKNFATDNGGAIPSNLLEIANTESNSSYIQLCKSISIPPHPARFPQKLPMFFIKFLTDPGDKVLDIFAGSNTTGFAAEQIERSWIAFEKEPSYLASSAFRFLDKTQSSKEALTLYECLLAQKESVCLTTSKQLALKL; translated from the coding sequence ATGGTTCTTCCCAATCCACTATATACTACAGACTGCGGTGCGGCTTATCTTGGTGATTCCCTACAATTGCTGGATCAACTGGAATCTGACTCAATAGATTTAGTGCTGACATCACCACCTTTTGCCTTGCAACGCAAAAAGGCTTATGGCAATGTAGAGCAGGAAGATTATGTTGATTGGTTGCTTGAGTTTTCCAAAAAAGTTTATCGAGTTCTGAATTCAACTGGTAGTTTCGTACTTGATTTAGGTGGAGCTTATGAAAGTAAACGTCCAGTTCGCTCTCTCTATAACTATCGAGTTTTAATTAAACTTTGTGATGAATTGGGATTTAGACTGGCTGAAGAATTTTTTTGGTATAACCCAGCTAAACTACCTTCACCAATTGAGTGGGTTAATAAGCGAAAAATTCGAGCAAAGGACTCTGTAAATACCGTCTGGTGGCTCTCAAAAACTGATCATCCTAAAGCAAATGTCAGTAATGTTTTAGTGCCTTACTCTGAGCGAATGAAGAAACTACAGGCAGATCCTCAAAAATACTATACACCGAAAGAAAGACCTTCAGGCCATGATATCAGTAAGAATTTTGCTACTGATAATGGTGGTGCTATACCATCAAATTTGTTAGAGATTGCAAATACTGAAAGTAATTCTAGTTATATTCAATTATGTAAATCTATTTCCATACCCCCTCATCCAGCGAGATTTCCTCAAAAGTTGCCAATGTTTTTCATTAAATTTTTGACTGATCCTGGAGATAAAGTTCTAGATATATTTGCAGGCTCAAATACTACAGGTTTTGCGGCTGAACAGATAGAAAGAAGTTGGATTGCTTTTGAAAAAGAGCCATCTTATTTAGCATCTTCAGCTTTCCGGTTTCTAGATAAAACTCAAAGCTCGAAGGAGGCTCTGACTCTTTATGAATGTCTTCTTGCTCAAAAAGAATCTGTTTGTTTAACTACTTCAAAGCAATTAGCTTTGAAATTATGA
- a CDS encoding YwqG family protein: MKCNKIFRLSSLRTSIHLDGCNVTHYQELHKFSSEAEAEAFFNESIQELLTHGWYDIESVTVDENNKDFTPDELYGMFLELKNQVDEFAKAIIKPSIEITPYSTTETTLWQSKFGGLPYLPKNTTYPEAPDGTPLHLLAQINFSETPNLEDLPEKGILQFYIEAAGQTAYGIEEYPQLKQTTFRVIYFPEPDLNIDNLLDNFDFLPPGIGLPLIDCLALNFAIKSTPMSASDYRFRNLVKSHFPIFQQSNLTKAQENSLEELVDDFLNEYEEKYEESLGGHCLGGYPAFVQNDDRADLQEEEGYDFLLLQMNSDDEHSIMWGDEGVGNFYIQPSALKRLDFSQILYTYNCC; this comes from the coding sequence ATGAAATGCAATAAAATATTTAGATTAAGTTCCCTGAGAACATCCATTCATTTAGACGGCTGCAATGTTACCCATTATCAAGAACTTCATAAATTCTCTTCTGAAGCCGAAGCCGAAGCTTTTTTTAATGAAAGTATTCAAGAATTACTTACACATGGTTGGTATGATATCGAATCTGTGACCGTAGACGAAAATAACAAAGATTTCACTCCAGATGAATTGTATGGAATGTTCTTAGAATTAAAAAATCAAGTAGATGAATTTGCAAAGGCAATTATCAAACCTTCTATAGAAATTACTCCCTATTCAACAACAGAAACTACACTATGGCAAAGTAAATTTGGTGGTTTACCCTACCTTCCTAAAAATACGACCTATCCAGAAGCACCAGATGGTACTCCCCTCCATCTTTTAGCACAAATCAACTTTTCAGAAACGCCGAATTTAGAAGATTTACCAGAAAAAGGGATTCTTCAGTTTTATATTGAAGCCGCAGGTCAAACAGCTTATGGAATTGAAGAATATCCCCAATTAAAACAAACTACTTTTAGAGTTATTTACTTTCCTGAACCAGATTTAAATATTGATAATCTCCTAGACAACTTTGATTTTTTACCTCCAGGAATAGGTTTGCCATTAATAGACTGTCTAGCTTTGAATTTTGCTATTAAATCAACTCCCATGAGTGCATCAGATTATCGGTTTAGAAACTTAGTTAAAAGCCATTTTCCCATCTTTCAACAAAGTAATCTCACTAAGGCACAGGAAAATTCTTTAGAAGAACTGGTAGATGATTTTCTCAATGAGTATGAAGAAAAATATGAGGAATCATTAGGAGGACATTGTTTAGGAGGATATCCCGCATTTGTCCAAAATGATGATCGTGCAGATTTGCAGGAAGAGGAAGGTTATGATTTTCTGCTATTGCAAATGAACTCTGATGATGAGCATTCAATTATGTGGGGAGATGAGGGAGTTGGTAACTTTTATATTCAACCTTCTGCACTGAAACGGTTGGATTTTTCTCAGATTTTGTACACCTATAATTGTTGTTGA
- the rlmN gene encoding 23S rRNA (adenine(2503)-C(2))-methyltransferase RlmN has translation MSATPFVSQLDSPNSTKSELLPPLLGASVTELTAWVQQQGQPSYRGKQLHDWIYNKSVRSLADISVFPKNWRLQVADVPIGRSSLHYRSVAPDDTVKYLLKLTDGEIVETVGIPSDKRLTVCVSTQVGCPMACNFCATGKGGYKRNLTRAEIVDQVLTVQEDFQKRVSNVVFMGMGEPLLNTENVLLAIKSINQDMGIGARFITLSTVGIRDRILEVAQHQLQITLAVSLHAPNQALREQLIPSAKPYPIEDLLAECREYVEITGRRVSFEYVLLAGVNDLPEHALELSKRLRGFQSHVNLIPYNPIQEVDYKRPTRDRIEAFVNVLQQQNTAVSVRYSRGLEADAACGQLRTTKR, from the coding sequence ATGTCTGCTACGCCGTTTGTATCTCAGCTAGATTCTCCTAACTCGACTAAATCTGAACTTCTTCCCCCTCTCCTTGGTGCTTCCGTGACGGAGTTAACTGCTTGGGTACAGCAGCAGGGACAACCGAGTTATCGGGGTAAGCAATTGCATGATTGGATCTATAATAAGAGTGTGCGATCGCTCGCTGATATTTCTGTATTTCCAAAAAATTGGCGTTTGCAAGTTGCAGATGTTCCCATAGGTCGTTCTTCTCTACATTACCGCTCCGTTGCCCCCGATGATACCGTCAAATATCTCCTCAAATTGACTGACGGGGAAATTGTGGAAACAGTGGGTATTCCCAGCGATAAACGCTTAACAGTCTGCGTTTCTACTCAAGTCGGCTGTCCAATGGCTTGTAATTTTTGTGCGACTGGGAAAGGTGGCTATAAGCGTAATCTTACCCGTGCGGAAATTGTTGATCAAGTCCTGACTGTCCAAGAGGATTTTCAAAAACGGGTGAGTAATGTGGTATTCATGGGCATGGGTGAACCATTGTTGAATACGGAAAATGTGCTTTTAGCGATTAAATCCATTAATCAAGACATGGGAATTGGTGCGCGATTTATTACACTGTCTACTGTAGGTATCCGCGATCGCATTCTTGAAGTCGCCCAACACCAACTACAAATTACCCTCGCTGTCAGTCTCCACGCACCCAACCAAGCATTACGAGAACAACTCATTCCCAGCGCCAAACCCTACCCCATAGAAGACTTACTGGCAGAATGTCGAGAATATGTAGAAATAACTGGACGCAGAGTTAGTTTTGAATATGTTCTTCTCGCTGGAGTTAACGATTTACCCGAACACGCTTTAGAACTATCAAAACGTCTGCGGGGTTTTCAAAGTCACGTTAACTTAATTCCCTATAATCCCATTCAAGAAGTAGATTATAAAAGACCAACCCGCGACCGAATCGAAGCCTTTGTTAATGTTCTTCAACAACAAAATACTGCGGTTAGTGTCCGTTATTCTCGCGGTTTAGAAGCTGATGCTGCTTGTGGACAATTAAGAACAACAAAAAGGTAA
- a CDS encoding DUF3386 domain-containing protein has protein sequence MTVTQISAQELFQAAYQNRYTWDENFPGYTADITYKYDDQVIKGQVVIDANMKAEVLNVEDESAKKAIHGQAWEIAVHRVRRAFEQTHGANTFRPGETDATGAVEIFVGGKSEGDKYKVRNNEVCHVHRLIHGTFVTIDTFSSHDTGEGYLSHTYNSVYHDPETSAQKGGKSDFTDEYEKVGNYYILNRREIRTEIAERISIQDFIFSNIELLG, from the coding sequence ATGACAGTTACTCAAATCTCAGCCCAAGAACTTTTTCAGGCTGCCTATCAAAACCGTTATACTTGGGATGAAAATTTCCCTGGCTATACCGCAGATATTACTTATAAGTATGATGACCAAGTGATCAAAGGTCAAGTGGTGATTGATGCCAATATGAAGGCAGAAGTTCTGAATGTGGAAGACGAATCTGCTAAAAAAGCCATTCACGGACAAGCTTGGGAAATCGCCGTTCACCGTGTCCGTCGCGCTTTTGAACAAACCCACGGCGCAAATACTTTTAGACCCGGTGAAACTGACGCAACCGGCGCAGTCGAAATTTTTGTTGGTGGAAAGTCAGAAGGAGATAAGTACAAAGTGCGTAACAATGAAGTTTGCCACGTTCACCGTTTAATTCACGGTACTTTTGTGACTATTGACACTTTCAGCAGTCACGACACTGGAGAAGGATATCTTTCTCACACATACAATTCTGTTTATCATGACCCCGAAACCAGCGCTCAAAAGGGCGGTAAAAGCGATTTTACTGATGAATATGAGAAGGTAGGAAATTACTACATTCTTAACCGTCGGGAAATCCGCACGGAAATCGCAGAACGCATTTCTATTCAAGATTTCATCTTTTCTAACATTGAGTTGTTAGGTTAA
- a CDS encoding sulfite exporter TauE/SafE family protein, with protein MPQDLTLIHSLLLFSTAFIAGGLNAVAGGGSFITFPTLIFTGIAPINANATNNTALWIAAIASARAYRQDLNIEKRQLLLLAGTSLVGGVIGSVALLYTSPDVFKKMLPYLLLSATLIFTFSESLKSWLQLQSKNDVSAPPPLFILLVSQLAISIYGGFFGAGIGILMLATLTFLGMKNIHSINAFKTLLGSCINGVAIIPFMFANLIAWHQVMIMAVGGSLGGYLCAHFARRLEPSLVRKFVIVVAFGMTTYFFIHG; from the coding sequence ATGCCGCAAGATTTAACTTTAATCCATAGCTTACTTCTGTTCAGCACCGCATTTATTGCCGGTGGACTCAATGCTGTAGCGGGTGGTGGCAGTTTTATTACCTTTCCTACCCTGATATTTACAGGTATCGCCCCAATTAACGCTAATGCTACAAATAATACTGCACTGTGGATAGCAGCTATAGCTAGTGCAAGGGCATATCGTCAAGATTTAAACATCGAAAAACGACAATTATTATTACTAGCTGGTACCAGTTTAGTGGGTGGTGTCATTGGTTCAGTGGCTTTATTATATACATCACCAGATGTATTTAAAAAGATGTTGCCCTATTTGTTACTATCAGCAACATTGATATTTACATTTAGTGAATCTCTAAAAAGCTGGCTGCAACTTCAGAGTAAAAATGATGTTTCTGCACCTCCACCTTTATTTATTCTCCTAGTTTCTCAATTGGCAATCTCTATATATGGTGGGTTTTTCGGTGCGGGTATAGGCATTTTAATGTTAGCAACTTTAACCTTTTTAGGGATGAAAAATATTCACTCTATTAATGCTTTTAAAACTTTATTGGGTAGTTGCATTAATGGTGTGGCAATTATTCCTTTTATGTTCGCTAATTTGATTGCTTGGCATCAAGTTATGATCATGGCGGTTGGTGGTTCTCTAGGTGGTTATTTATGCGCTCATTTTGCCCGCAGACTAGAACCCAGCTTGGTGCGAAAATTCGTGATTGTGGTAGCTTTTGGGATGACTACTTACTTTTTTATTCATGGCTAA
- a CDS encoding iron uptake porin codes for MIKLITRILLVSVVYLTYALFSHTIANAENVDSSEIEQVTSVSQLRDVEPTDWAFQALQSLVERYACIAGYPNGTFRGNRALTRYEFAAGLNACLDRVNELIATSTSNAVTKEDFSKLQKLGEEFAAELATLRGKVDTLEAKTTELEANQFSTTTKLFGQAIFGIQGRSENSADLSPKDGIKETIDNGTKINVISNVQLTLLTQFKNRSFLVTGLQAGNGGTASFNAPRITNDTRLAYEGNTDNSLVLTDLNYRFLVGDKVAVIVGPAGVNPINTFRGANRIESAGKGPISTFAQRNPILAIGNGTGGLGLDWQMNKRISLQAVYTASKPADSSQNAGLFNGGNATGVQLNLAPTNNIDVALNYINSYSTTGFLGTGIGDDLLAYTPTSTSPLTTDAFGATASWQVNPKLTIGGWGGFTTSRIPGQSGSVKTNNWMAFLNLPDLLGQGNLGGIYVGQPPKIVSSDLPTGNNLPGILKDSLGSAGGQPGTTTHVEAFYRYRMSNNINITPGVILIFEPRHSPNSDMITIGVLRTTFSF; via the coding sequence ATGATCAAGTTAATCACAAGAATATTACTGGTATCTGTAGTTTATTTAACTTATGCCTTATTTAGTCATACTATAGCTAATGCCGAAAACGTTGATTCATCAGAGATAGAACAAGTTACATCAGTTTCTCAATTAAGAGATGTAGAACCCACAGATTGGGCATTTCAGGCTTTACAATCTCTAGTTGAACGATATGCTTGCATTGCTGGATATCCCAATGGAACTTTCCGAGGAAATCGAGCTTTAACGCGCTATGAATTTGCTGCTGGTTTAAATGCTTGTTTGGATAGAGTTAATGAATTAATAGCCACAAGCACAAGTAACGCAGTCACAAAAGAAGATTTTAGTAAATTACAAAAATTAGGAGAAGAATTTGCTGCTGAATTAGCCACACTCCGGGGAAAAGTAGATACTTTAGAGGCAAAAACCACAGAACTAGAAGCAAATCAATTTTCTACCACTACCAAACTATTTGGACAAGCAATTTTTGGTATTCAAGGACGGAGTGAAAATAGTGCAGATTTGTCACCAAAAGATGGGATTAAAGAAACAATAGATAACGGGACAAAAATTAACGTTATTAGTAATGTTCAACTCACACTACTTACCCAATTTAAAAACCGCAGCTTTTTAGTAACAGGATTACAAGCTGGTAATGGGGGTACAGCTAGTTTCAATGCCCCCCGAATCACCAACGATACCCGATTAGCTTATGAAGGTAATACAGATAATAGCTTAGTTTTAACTGACCTCAATTATCGGTTTTTAGTAGGTGATAAAGTAGCAGTAATCGTTGGTCCAGCAGGGGTTAATCCTATCAACACTTTTCGGGGAGCGAACCGCATAGAAAGTGCAGGTAAAGGTCCCATTTCTACCTTTGCTCAACGTAACCCAATTTTAGCAATTGGTAATGGTACAGGTGGTTTGGGCTTGGATTGGCAAATGAATAAACGAATTAGTTTACAAGCAGTTTATACAGCCAGTAAACCCGCCGATAGTAGCCAAAATGCCGGATTATTTAATGGAGGAAATGCCACCGGAGTGCAATTAAATCTTGCTCCTACTAATAATATTGATGTAGCACTAAATTATATTAATTCCTACTCGACTACAGGATTTTTAGGAACTGGAATTGGTGATGATTTATTGGCTTATACACCTACTTCTACTAGTCCCCTGACAACTGATGCTTTTGGTGCTACTGCATCTTGGCAGGTTAATCCTAAGTTGACAATTGGTGGTTGGGGTGGTTTTACGACTTCTCGTATACCTGGACAATCAGGGAGTGTAAAAACTAATAATTGGATGGCTTTTCTCAACCTTCCCGATTTATTGGGACAAGGAAATTTGGGGGGGATTTATGTAGGACAACCTCCGAAAATTGTTAGTAGTGATTTACCAACAGGTAATAATCTTCCAGGTATTCTTAAAGATTCTCTTGGTAGTGCGGGAGGACAACCAGGAACTACTACTCATGTAGAAGCTTTTTATCGTTATCGAATGTCAAATAATATTAATATTACTCCTGGTGTAATCTTGATATTTGAGCCAAGACATAGCCCGAATAGCGACATGATTACCATTGGTGTTCTCCGAACAACTTTTAGTTTCTAA